aaGATAGGTGTACCTAAATACTAAAGTACTGCCATAAGTACCTAACTGTCACAACATCATCGACATCAGAGAACACTGAACACAGTTTAAGCAtttcacatttttgtaaacattaaTTGTTGCTGACTGTACCTTGTACAATGAAACCCTGTATGTCTTCCTATGGCACAGTCCCAGCAAACTACAATCCTTCCGCGcacttattttctttgtttctgtGTATGGCGATGTTTCGGTTTGTAACTATGATCGCCAAGTAAGCAGACTGGTTGCGTTACTCAGCAGTGGGGCTAAAACACCATGCAATTCTTTCGtcactttattatttacttttccagAACCCCAGTATTTTTCCCATCCTAAGACTGCTGTTACCCAAACTGGATAGAGAAAGGAATGCATACAATTTAAAAGAGAACAAATTGGGTGTTCTACTGGTCAAAGTTCTATCGCTGAGCAAGCAGTCACGAGATGCTCAAAAGCTGTTGAACTACAGATCCGTCAGTAATTCCACAGACAGTGACTTCGCTGGCGTGGCCTACTTTGTGTTTAAGAGTAGACTTAGCCCAAAATCAGACGGATTCACCGTTGGTGATATCAATGAAATCCTAGATAAAATTGCTTCTGCTGAAGTTGGAAAGAAAGCCTGTAAGTAATTTGTTAGTTAATATGCTTAGTTACCGCCAAACGTGGCAACTCGGATTATCGCGCGAATCGTGAGTGGCCGTGGTGCACGAGGGGCCACACATAGATACCTGTATATTAATATACTACACCTTTTGTAAAATTGTAAACTTATTTCAGCTATTCTTGATGACATGTTCAGTCATGTGATAAACAAAGTGACCGCGGATCAATTGAAGTGGTTCCTGAGGATAATTCTCAAAGACCTAAAGCTTGAAATAGGAAGCAATCGTATATTAGGGCTGTTTCATCCCGACGCTCCCGAATATTTTGAAACATGTGGACTATTGTCCAAGGTTGGTAATAATGGCCTAAATTGttctatacaggaatgaattttatccagtgctcaaactttgtcaacttatagtttaataagttttatagatacgtatatttttattttgtcgtgttttagtacaaaaaagaaaagttattgatattgaaagatgtttattttgtaaccgattgtacggtcacagtcgtcatagtaggcaagGCGGGAatgcgaaaccggtttactgacgcgagcgctgctcgaagcgcgtaagaatagttggtatccatattttgctgattttagggcggacaaaagattttttttttttactgatgatgtagatatgttctgttaatgattctggaccaccagttttttttgtgcactgctttaAATTCATTCCCGTATATGTTTCTAGCTAAGTAGTTCACACTTAAATGCACGTCTTCAGCACCTGTAGATAAGCACCCATTTTCTGAATTAGGATCCCCTTGTTGTGTCAACCACAACCCAACAATTCGACAACTtaatgttttcttaatttatctaTCGTATTAAAATCTCGTTGaccatgtaggtacctacatatacgaTGTTGGTTGCATGTCTGCCGTCCATCGGTATAGGTACCCTACATCGCATTTTTTGCTCGGAATATTCGCCTCCATGAGTTAATATACAAGTTAGAATACCTTTTGAGGTAATGAGAATTTTGTATTGGCTTAGGTGTGTGAAGAACTAGGCGATGGAGACGCTCGTCCCCTAGAGCTCGGAATCCAGATGTTCCTAGCCATAAGCCCCATGCTTTCTGAACGCCTTGATGTCAAACATATAGCCAGACAACTTTCGTCGGACAAAACTTATcagatagaaaataaatttgatGGAGAGAGGTTTCAGGTAAGCCATTTTAGATACAAGATTTTCACCTGTGCGATATTGAACCTTATTATTATTACCATTAAAGTATGATTGAAtgctttattttgttattagctGCTTATCCTGTAGGCTAGAGGTACAGTGATATTTTTTCTGTAGTGAATCATCAATCTGTGTCTTAGTCGGCACAAActgcttaaataataatattattcaactAAGAAGATACATGATTATGATGTTCCCTATATAAAACAGATGCACATGGAAAACGGGCGGTTTGAATACTTTTCGCGAAGAGGGTTTTCCTTTGCCAAGAATTATGGAAGCTCGTACGACTCCGGATTGTTGACGCCTTATCTCAAGGATTGCTTTTCGTCAGAAGTGTCAAGTATTATTCTAGACGGCGAAATGATGGGCTGGCACAAGGAACGAGAGTGTTTTAGCTGTAAAGgtacaaaagataaaatgtTCTTCCTATTTTCTGAATAGGTAATTGTTCTGGGTTTATGGGCTATTATTTTGTAGTTAGCTAGACCTTTTATAATCAGATGAGAGAGACAAAGTAATTTGACTAgaatatgtagtatttttgttcatacaattttaaaagtatatgtacctaaagtaggtaaatattatgTTCTAATTTCTAACTTAACGATAACGAATTTTGTTTTCCTTTTCTTTTAACAGGAATGGCTTTCGACGTTAAGAAAATAACGGAGAACTCAAAGTTCCGTCCATGTTTCTGTGCGTTTGATATCCTGTACTTCAATGGCAGGACTCTAGTGGGGCCGCCGGAGAAAGGAGGTTTACCACTCAGCGAAAGACTTCGTATTTTAGACAAGGTATTTGTTAACGTCCCTGGAGTTATACAGCATAGTGAACGCCAGATTATTTCGCAAAGgtgattattaattatttttttacggataatattttgtatgtatacagAGTGTTCCTCAAAATTAAACTGTTTGATACGTCTCCTAATGCTTCTTTACAAGAGTTTTATGATAGGTACAAGtcgtaaaattatgaaaatgtcTTTGATTTTATGAAGGACGATATTTCCTGATATACTGGAAGCTTTGAACAAGGCCATAGAGAACCAAGATGAGGGTATAGTTGTCAAAGATGTGGATTCTTACTACATTCCAAATAAACGCAACGCTGGCTGGTATAAAATTAAACCTGAGGTAAGTGGCATGACATGATAGCTTACGTATTATTTTGTTAGGTGCGACTACATGGGGATTTCAGGGATTATGAGGTTCGACCTAAATTGAATAGAAAATGGTGGCTAACTGGCtacgtattaaaaaatattttataaatctaacgcaatttaaaatattccacCTTAATTGAGCTAATTTCCAAAAATTCGGAAGTTATGAAGTCTGAAGAGTTTTGGACCATCACCTAACGTAATTATTCAACGGCCCCTTGCAGCTTGAATCTTACCTAATTATTCCAGTACACAGAGGGAACTATGAGCGACCTTGACCTCGTCATCATCGGTGCTGAGGAAGCCGCGAACAAGAGACAAGGACGCGCCAAGAGCTTCCTCGTCGCCTGCTCTGATGGTGGTGCTCCCGGTAAGTCTAACCGAAGTACtcaaaaataaacttagttCGGAATGAAAATGGTTGTTCAGATTAcagcaaaaaaaacatttttgctcTAAAGGTTTTGTAAGTGCATGTGGGTCACCGACATTTCGCAGAATGAAAAAGTCACAATATGAGTCTTAATTATTTCCTAAGTGTGAAACCGCctaaaaatttatatttttgtatttggaaGGTTCCCCAACTTCTCTTAATTTTCTCAtaagattttgtttttcttaggTAAAACGCCTGACCGCTGGGTATTAGTAGGCCGAGTATCAACGGGCCTAACATTTGACGAGCGTGAGAGTTTGTGTGCCGCCCTCGAACGTCACTGGGTCTCCTACAGACAGACGCCTGCCCCGGCTCACTTGTATTTCAATAAGGAGAAACCAGACTTCTGGATCCTACCTGAACATTCCATTGTTTTAACGGTAAGTGATACTTCCAGTTATCTTAACCAAACCTCCTAACTTTATAGGATAGGTTTGGTCAACATTTGTGCCTCGTCTTTCACAGTTCTTATTCGGCTTGAAAAATGTCTTATACTTATAAAGGTCCGGGCGTCTGAGCTGATCAGAACCACGGGATTCGGGGCGGATTATACACTTCGCTTTCCGCGCGTCACGAGAGTACGAGATGATAAACCTTATCAAGACTGCATGACTTTGGCCGAATTCAATCAACTTTGCGCAGTAAGTTTTTATCTTCACTTGACACTTTAGAACTGCAGTTCACATATATTCGTACCtaactaaaaaaataggtatatattttagcATAAAGGACCAGTAGTCAAGTTGAGCACTAATCTAATTAATGGAGAGCAAATGGACGAGATAAAACCCCGAGCGAAACGCAAGACTCAGCAGCCGCAAGTCGCCGAACAGTTTCAGATCAGCTCAAGCGGAGATGTTGAAGCTACGTCAAAAGCATTGCTCGGAAGAAAAGTATGCATATTGTCGGATGATGACGATTGTAAGAGACCGGAGCTTTGTAAGATCATTGAGTCCCACGGAGGGAAGGTTGTGGCGAATACAGGTTTGTTGTCATACAGTCTTCACTATACATATCTTTCAATGAAAATAGAATGAAGTTTTAAAATACAGAGATAGAGATACTTATGTAATTATTCCTACTCACTGTTGTCATTCTTCAGTTGCTTGTGTTACTGGAGGTAACTGAAAACCTCCAGGTATCTTATATGAAGCGACTATCCTTCTCGGTCCGAACTTTCATAACTCATTGGTGTCTAACATCCATCTGAACCTAATGCCTTAATTACTACGGGCGGGGACCCACAGAGTAATATGCTTTCCCAAAAACTATTAACTTTTTATCGCCGGAACTTTTATACCCAATTCAGCCACCAGTTTTATACGCCGTTAGTATGGAAAACGATACGTTTCTTGTTTAAAGAAATCAGTTACTATATACTATGTGAGATCTGAAACTGACCTGTTCACCGTATCAGGGTTGGACACATGGTGCTGCGTGG
Above is a window of Helicoverpa zea isolate HzStark_Cry1AcR chromosome 1, ilHelZeax1.1, whole genome shotgun sequence DNA encoding:
- the LOC124634102 gene encoding DNA ligase 4-like isoform X1, with the translated sequence MANEVTPANEIKFEKLCNLLEQLHKRKKQRQEQDKILGAFINEFKMTASQIVGQKNPSIFPILRLLLPKLDRERNAYNLKENKLGVLLVKVLSLSKQSRDAQKLLNYRSVSNSTDSDFAGVAYFVFKSRLSPKSDGFTVGDINEILDKIASAEVGKKASILDDMFSHVINKVTADQLKWFLRIILKDLKLEIGSNRILGLFHPDAPEYFETCGLLSKVCEELGDGDARPLELGIQMFLAISPMLSERLDVKHIARQLSSDKTYQIENKFDGERFQMHMENGRFEYFSRRGFSFAKNYGSSYDSGLLTPYLKDCFSSEVSSIILDGEMMGWHKERECFSCKGMAFDVKKITENSKFRPCFCAFDILYFNGRTLVGPPEKGGLPLSERLRILDKVFVNVPGVIQHSERQIISQRTIFPDILEALNKAIENQDEGIVVKDVDSYYIPNKRNAGWYKIKPEYTEGTMSDLDLVIIGAEEAANKRQGRAKSFLVACSDGGAPGKTPDRWVLVGRVSTGLTFDERESLCAALERHWVSYRQTPAPAHLYFNKEKPDFWILPEHSIVLTVRASELIRTTGFGADYTLRFPRVTRVRDDKPYQDCMTLAEFNQLCAHKGPVVKLSTNLINGEQMDEIKPRAKRKTQQPQVAEQFQISSSGDVEATSKALLGRKVCILSDDDDCKRPELCKIIESHGGKVVANTGLDTWCCVAGRVTAHVKAVMTARAYDVLPTSWLRALLPSPAPVHPAPLHMLALSDVTRRKLARHYDVHGDSYTELIDEDTLVKCFNKMDEDIPIYLTTQEMLNLDKEIFGDNNPHSFLRPCCIHIRNPESIDAIVARMYGATVLDNTASHCTHIVVPTTIEKNELDNLKKSSNSLIVSEDWLNECFSQKQLVPEEKFVVM